The Schistocerca gregaria isolate iqSchGreg1 unplaced genomic scaffold, iqSchGreg1.2 ptg000665l, whole genome shotgun sequence genome includes a window with the following:
- the LOC126318350 gene encoding DNA topoisomerase 2, mitochondrial-like: MYGALACSTRFLADRGNAERQGLASRRDLLASGRVRARSRFPNSIFGRIVFRTCAALSDALRSSEPQNGLPRSFCRQEEYRPLKGPPKGPPKGPPKGPPKGPPKGPPKGPPKGPPKGPPKGPPKEPLKGSPKGPLKISPEGSHKGPHEGPHKGSHKGPHKGPHKGPHKGPHKGPHKGPHKGSHKGSHKGGAVPTPSALRGRFGAPADAGRVDTGAPAWFKSTERNLEEIYQKKTPIEHILLRPETYIGSLLSTKQNQWVLDSRTKKIVFRECTYVPGLYKIFDEILVNAIDHKQRDPDGMKCLRVDIDAEAGTIAVLNTGAGIPVEIHREEGIYLPELLLGHLLTGSNFDDGISKVTGGRNGFGAKLANIFSREFTVETYDGRSRRYYRQSWYDHMTKKRDPLLTERDGQDFTKITFKPDLSLFNMGSLKETDILSVLYRRVYDAAVFLPTSVHVFLNGARVPSDFLQSYCMGLDDGGQLVIADVGERWKVGVGAAPSPEQACQLSFVNGVNTFYGGTHVNYIADQVSRYVMDRLGRRQKELSITSAQVKLHLVLFVKCLIENPAFDSQIKERLMTPVERFGSSCILDEKFLKQVVSKTCILEYVTRQAEHQQKLALSRSSALRKKKLIEVSKLADANEAGGHRSLECTLIVTEGDSAKSLAISGLSVVGRDTYGVFPVQGKLLNVRDAKTSQVVENKEIRDLIAALGLNPQKSYENWDTDSKTLRYGRVMIMTDQDPDGSHIKGLLINFLHHFWPRLVRRPEYLSEFITPIIKVTAKGNGPEEPKSFFTIAEYQAWKSKLSASQLSRYRIKYYKGLGTNTSEEAKQYFSDLNKHVVQFKWDSGADQLIDMAFNKKKADQRRQWLLSYNPSTFIDTSAGFVDVTKFVNHELIAFSHYDNVRSIPSVVDGLKPSQRKVLYSAFKRRLFDEIKVVQLAGYVSEQAGYHHGENSLHGTIVNMAQSFVGTNNLPLFTPSGQFGTRLQGGKDAASARYIFTKLSKYARLLFPEEDDQVLNYLSDDGFPIEPEYYVPIIPLILANGSEGLGTGWSTSIPTFNPLDVIDNLLNKIDGHPLREMTPFFRGFKGQVLRSKDHFSTTGTFSKHAKSIHITELPVKKWTNDYKIFLDHLVKQKIVKDYSEYHTDDLVHFSVSPCNDRLLTLEDKKIVHLFKLEQSFYTSNMTAFNRQGSLRKFLSPLDIINEFYPVRLEFYEKRKQWKIKHLSSVAKQLKNQSRFVECVVSGTLKLSNQPKPSIVNSLRALGFDQLSSPPSYSYLLSMPLSSLTKENVLALAQHCQDTLSTLKQLNNTLPTDMWRSELLLLKQTLLSERCFHPPTQKKIKK, encoded by the coding sequence ATGTACGGCGCACTTGCATGCTCCACAAGGTTCTTGGCGGATCGCGGAAATGCCGAGCGACAAGGCCTAGCGAGTCGGCGGGACCTTCTGGCGTCCGGTCGAGTTCGCGCGCGTTCGAGGTTTCCAAACAGCATTTTTGGCAGGATTGTTTTCAGGACCTGTGCGGCCCTCTCGGACGCTCTTCGGAGTTCAGAGCCCCAGAATGGTCTCCCGAGGTCGTTCTGTAGACAAGAAGAATACCGGCCCCTCAAGGGACCCCCCAAGGGACCCCCCAAGGGACCCCCAAAGGGACCCCCCAAGGGACCCCCCAAGGGACCCCCCAAGGGACCCCCCAAGGGACCCCCCAAGGGACCCCCCAAGGGACCCCCCAAAGAACCCCTCAAGGGATCCCCTAAGGGACCCCTCAAGATATCCCCTGAGGGATCCCACAAGGGACCCCACGAGGGACCCCACAAGGGATCCCACAAGGGACCACACAAGGGACCACACAAGGGACCACACAAGGGACCACACAAGGGACCACACAAGGGACCACACAAGGGATCCCACAAGGGATCCCACAAGGGGGGCGCAGTGCCAACACCCTCCGCTCTTCGAGGGCGCTTCGGCGCCCCTGCCGACGCGGGCAGGGTTGACACCGGCGCGCCAGCTTGGTTCAAGTCAACAGAAAGGAACCTCGAGGAGATTTACCAGAAGAAGACGCCCATCGAGCACATCCTGCTGCGTCCGGAGACTTACATTGGATCCTTGCTGTCCACGAAGCAAAACCAATGGGTGTTGGATTCTCGCACGAAGAAAATTGTGTTCAGGGAGTGTACCTACGTGCCTGGCCTGTACAAAATTTTCGATGAGATTCTCGTGAACGCGATTGACCACAAGCAGAGAGACCCCGACGGGATGAAGTGTTTGAGGGTGGACATCGACGCAGAGGCGGGGACGATTGCGGTGTTGAACACGGGCGCCGGAATTCCCGTGGAGATTCACAGGGAGGAGGGGATTTACCTTCCCGAGCTGTTGTTGGGGCATTTGTTGACCGGGAGCAACTTCGACGATGGAATTTCCAAGGTGACGGGCGGTCGAAACGGGTTCGGGGCCAAGTTGGCCAACATCTTCAGTCGCGAGTTTACGGTCGAGACCTACGACGGGCGGTCTAGGAGGTATTATCGCCAGTCGTGGTACGACCACATGACCAAGAAGAGGGACCCCTTGTTGACCGAGAGAGACGGCCAAGACTTCACGAAGATCACGTTCAAGCCGGATTTGTCCCTGTTCAACATGGGGAGCTTGAAGGAGACAGATATTTTGTCGGTTTTGTACCGCCGTGTGTACGACGCGGCTGTGTTTTTGCCGACGAGCGTCCACGTATTCTTGAACGGGGCCAGGGTGCCGTCTGACTTCTTGCAGTCTTACTGCATGGGGCTGGACGACGGCGGACAGCTGGTGATTGCGGACGTCGGGGAGCGCTGGAAGGTGGGCGTGGGCGCGGCGCCTTCGCCCGAGCAGGCTTGCCAGCTCAGCTTCGTGAACGGCGTCAACACGTTCTACGGGGGGACGCACGTGAACTACATCGCGGACCAGGTCAGTCGCTACGTGATGGACAGGCTGGGAAGGAGGCAGAAGGAGTTGTCGATCACGTCCGCGCAGGTGAAGCTTCACTTGGTTCTGTTCGTCAAGTGCCTGATTGAGAACCCGGCGTTCGACTCGCAGATCAAGGAGAGGCTGATGACGCCGGTGGAGCGGTTCGGCTCGTCCTGCATCTTGGACGAGAAGTTCTTGAAGCAGGTCGTGTCCAAAACTTGCATTTTGGAGTACGTGACCAGGCAGGCCGAGCACCAGCAGAAGCTCGCCTTGTCGAGGTCCTCGGCGCTGCGCAAGAAGAAGCTGATCGAGGTGTCCAAGCTGGCCGACGCCAACGAGGCCGGCGGACATCGGTCTTTGGAGTGCACCCTCATTGTCACCGAGGGAGACTCCGCCAAGTCTCTGGCGATTTCCGGGCTGTCCGTCGTGGGCAGGGACACCTACGGCGTGTTTCCCGTCCAGGGCAAGCTGCTGAACGTCAGAGACGCCAAGACGTCCCAAGTCGTCGAGAACAAAGAAATAAGAGACCTGATCGCGGCGCTCGGCCTCAATCCTCAAAAATCGTACGAGAACTGGGACACAGATTCGAAAACGCTTCGTTACGGAAGAGTGATGATCATGACCGACCAAGATCCGGACGGCTCGCACATCAAGGGCCTCTTGATCAACTTCCTGCACCACTTTTGGCCGCGACTGGTGCGTCGTCCCGAATACCTGTCCGAGTTCATCACGCCTATCATCAAGGTCACGGCGAAGGGCAACGGGCCCGAGGAACCCAAGTCCTTCTTCACCATCGCCGAATACCAGGCCTGGAAGAGCAAGCTGAGCGCGAGCCAACTCTCCAGATACCGAATCAAGTACTACAAAGGCCTCGGGACCAACACCAGCGAGGAGGCCAAGCAGTACTTCTCCGACCTGAACAAGCACGTCGTCCAATTCAAGTGGGACTCGGGCGCCGACCAACTCATCGACATGGCGTTCAACAAGAAAAAGGCCGACCAAAGGCGCCAGTGGCTCCTGAGCTACAACCCCTCCACCTTCATCGACACGAGCGCGGGATTCGTCGACGTCACCAAATTCGTCAACCACGAACTCATCGCGTTCTCTCACTACGACAACGTCCGCAGCATCCCCTCCGTCGTCGACGGCCTAAAACCCTCCCAGAGAAAGGTCCTGTACTCCGCCTTCAAAAGACGCCTCTTCGACGAAATCAAAGTCGTCCAACTCGCCGGGTACGTCAGCGAACAAGCGGGATACCACCACGGCGAAAATTCGCTTCACGGCACCATCGTCAACATGGCTCAAAGCTTCGTCGGCACCAACAACCTACCCCTCTTCACTCCCTCCGGCCAATTCGGCACCCGCCTCCAAGGGGGCAAAGACGCCGCCAGCGCGCGCTACATCTTCACCAAACTCAGCAAGTACGCCAGACTGCTCTTTCCAGAAGAAGACGACCAAGTTCTCAACTACCTCAGCGACGACGGATTCCCCATCGAACCCGAGTACTACGTCCCCATCATCCCTCTAATACTCGCCAACGGCTCCGAAGGCCTCGGAACCGGGTGGAGCACCTCCATCCCCACCTTCAACCCCCTAGACGTCATCGACAACCTCCTCAACAAAATCGACGGGCACCCCCTGCGCGAAATGACCCCCTTCTTCCGCGGGTTCAAAGGCCAAGTGCTGCGCTCCAAAGACCACTTCTCCACCACCGGGACCTTCTCCAAACACGCCAAGTCCATCCACATCACCGAACTACCTGTCAAAAAATGGACCAACGACTACAAAATTTTCCTAGACCACCTCGTCAAGCAAAAAATCGTCAAGGACTACTCCGAATACCACACCGACGACCTCGTGCACTTCTCCGTCTCCCCCTGCAACGACCGCCTCCTCACCCTGGAAGACAAAAAAATCGTCCACCTCTTCAAACTAGAACAATCCTTCTACACCAGCAACATGACCGCCTTCAATCGCCAGGGATCGCTCCGCAAGTTCCTCAGCCCGCTCGACATCATCAACGAATTCTACCCCGTGCGCCTCGAGTTCTACGAAAAgcgcaaacaatggaaaatcaaacaCCTCTCTTCCGTCGCGAAACAACTCAAAAACCAGTCCAGATTCGTCGAGTGCGTCGTCTCGGGCACCCTCAAACTCTCCAACCAACCTAAACCATCCATCGTCAACTCGCTGCGCGCGCTCGGCTTCGACCAACTCTCCTCGCCCCCCTCCTACTCCTACCTGCTGTCAATGCCTCTCTCCTCCCTCACCAAGGAAAACGTCCTCGCCCTGGCCCAACACTGCCAAGACACCCTCTCAACCCTCAAACAGCTAAACAACACGCTCCCCACCGACATGTGGCGCTCCGAACTCCTACTCCTCAAACAAACCCTCCTCTCGGAACGCTGCTTCCACCCCCccacacaaaaaaaaataaaaaaataa
- the LOC126318338 gene encoding uncharacterized protein LOC126318338: MVRSYCKGLSDKEVRASEATYGTNALPPTRIESFWKKLGDNFDDPLIKILLLALGVTMLLAYAGHTQWLESFGIAFAVFLATFVSTYSEYKNESSFQRLQEEASRFRSKVFRNDCLASISISNIVKGDYILIQAGDKIPVDGRVVEGCLCVCQQSLTGEPCPVIKEVAPEGYKCQNPQFTDKYMVFRESVVNDGEAVIVADYVGVETQYGRLAKELSTTDERESPLQVKLVRLAENISTIGYVGAVLIACSFLFKQILMDQQYDMANVYEYLRNWKGVLGDCVTALILSIIIVVVAVPEGLPMMIAIVLSLNMRKLLKSKVLVRKLLGIEAAGSLNVLFVDKTGTLTEGKLEANLFVTGSLETYEALKKVPEALRKVVDFAIRYSTSARMGRDGELIGGNATDRAFLGFIRGSNETIPSQCLEHGREILFNSTHKFSLNEVRVRATDTALQYSLGPLINGGNLVEGKLEMSLVKGAPEIILPSCAYYYAADGEIRSLESHEGIRDYVRKVSARGVRVVALATSEKRLGADIKIPERMVLVGCFGIYDEVRPESKNAIRMVKQAGIQVVMITGDLEETAVSVAHQTGLLSPHGSRFGFDKRKVGELLEEDEPKNAIISSKDLEKMSDEQLMSSIQDLRVVSRAFPTDKSRLVRVAQRLNMVVGMTGDGVNDASALKASDVGFAMGSGTEVAKEASDIIIMDNNFSSIAMAILYGRTIFKSIRKFIVFQSTINMASTLIVFLGPFLGIDFPLTLIQLLWVNLVMDTLAAFAFGGEPALNAYMYEKPIQRDEPIVSPQMWSSILLNGTFIAGLSIFILSTPQISNLFVRDSVPSSAAFLTAFFSFFIFINVINALNVRTPTISLFDNLSSNTNFILVIGLIFFIQILFTYIGGQLLRTVPLTIYEWLLILFAAHTIIPFDIARKLLVPTFKQKPFSSRERFISLDESKLVKVLGEAPCLDDPEIRHYDKKTK, translated from the exons ATGGTGAGGAGCTACTGCAAGGGCCTCTCCGACAAGGAGGTGAGGGCCTCCGAAGCGACGTACGGGACGAACGCACTGCCGCCCACGAGGATTGAGTCATTTTGGAAAAAGCTTGGTGACAATTttgac GACCCGTTGATCAAGATTTTGCTGTTGGCGCTGGGCGTGACGATGTTGTTGGCGTACGCCGGCCACACGCAGTGGCTGGAGAGCTTTGGGATAGCGTTTGCGGTATTTTTGGCTACTTTTGTGTCTACGTACAGCGAATACAAGAATGAGTCGAGTTTTCAGAGGCTCCAAGAGGAGGCGAGTCGGTTTCGAAGCAAGGTGTTTCGGAACGACTGCCTGGCGAGTATTTCGATATCCAACATCGTGAAGGGTGATTATATTTTGATTCAGGCGGGAGACAAGATCCCAGTGGATGGCAGAGTGGTGGAGGGCTGCCTGTGTGTGTGCCAACAGTCCTTGACAGGCGAGCCGTGCCCGGTGATAAAGGAGGTGGCACCGGAGGGGTACAAGTGCCAGAATCCCCAGTTCACGGACAAGTACATGGTTTTTCGAGAGAGCGTGGTGAACGATGGCGAAGCGGTTATCGTCGCTGACTACGTGGGCGTGGAGACGCAGTACGGACGTCTGGCGAAGGAGTTGTCGACAACGGACGAGAGAGAGTCGCCGTTGCAAGTGAAGCTGGTTCGATTGGCGGAAAACATCAGCACGATTGGATACGTTGGGGCGGTGTTGATCGCGTGCTCCTTTTTGTTCAAGCAGATACTGATGGACCAGCAATACGACATGGCAAACGTGTATGAGTATCTGCGGAACTGGAAGGGCGTTTTGGGCGATTGTGTGACGGCGCTGATTCTGTCAATCATCATTGTTGTGGTGGCGGTGCCGGAAGGTCTGCCGATGATGATCGCGATCGTTTTGTCCTTGAACATGAGGAAGCTGCTGAAGTCGAAGGTACTGGTGAGAAAGTTGTTGGGGATCGAAGCCGCGGGATCGCTgaacgtattgttcgtggacaagACGGGCACGCTGACGGAGGGGAAGTTGGAGGCAAACCTGTTCGTGACAGGGAGTTTGGAAACCTACGAGGCGCTGAAAAAAGTGCCCGAAGCGCTGCGAAAGGTGGTCGACTTCGCGATTCGGTACTCGACCTCCGCCCGCATGGGGAGGGACGGTGAACTGATAGGAGGAAACGCGACAGACAGGGCTTTTTTGGGCTTCATCAGAGGGTCAAATGAAACCATTCCAAGCCAGTGTTTGGAGCATGGAAGAGAAATACTGTTCAACAGtacgcacaaattttcattgaatgAGGTGAGGGTGAGAGCGACGGACACCGCTCTCCAGTACAGTCTGGGACCACTGATAAATGGAGGGAACTTGGTAGAAGGAAAACTTGAAATGTCCTTGGTGAAGGGAGCGCCAGAGATCATCTTGCCGTCTTGCGCCTATTACTACGCGGCAGACGGCGAAATTCGCTCATTGGAGTCCCACGAGGGAATTCGAGACTATGTGAGAAAGGTGTCCGCGAGGGGCGTGCGGGTCGTCGCGCTGGCCACTTCCGAGAAACGCCTCGGGGCGGACATAAAGATACCGGAACGCATGGTCTTGGTCGGCTGCTTTGGCATATACGACGAAGTGCGTCCGGAATCGAAGAACGCCATTCGCATGGTAAAGCAAGCAGGAATTCAAGTGGTAATGATCACAGGAGACCTCGAGGAGACCGCCGTCTCTGTAGCGCATCAGACGGGCCTACTTTCTCCTCACGGGTCCAGGTTTGGCTTCGATAAGAGAAAAGTCGGTGAGCTGCTCGAAGAAGACGAACCTAAAAACGCCATCATTAGCTCAAAAGACCTGGAAAAAATGAGCGACGAACAGCTCATGTCATCTATACAAGACCTGAGAGTCGTTTCTCGCGCCTTCCCCACCGACAAAAGCCGTTTGGTACGAGTAGCTCAACGCCTGAATATGGTCGTGGGTATGACGGGTGACGGAGTGAACGACGCATCCGCACTCAAAGCCTCGGATGTAGGCTTCGCCATGGGATCCGGGACCGAGGTCGCCAAAGAAGCCTCTGATATCATCATCATGGATAACAACTTCTCTTCTATCGCCATGGCCATTCTGTACGGGAGAACCATCTTCAAGTCTATCCGAAAATTCATCGTGTTTCAATCGACGATCAATATGGCGTCAACTCTTATCGTCTTCCTCGGCCCATTTCTGGGCATAGACTTCCCCCTAACGCTCATTCAACTCCTCTGGGTCAATTTGGTCATGGACACTCTCGCCGCATTCGCGTTCGGCGGTGAACCTGCCCTAAACGCCTATATGTACGAAAAGCCTATACAACGAGATGAACCTATTGTGTCTCCGCAAATGTGGTCGTCGATACTCCTAAATGGCACGTTTATCGCCGGTCTGTCTATCTTCATCCTTTCAACGCCGCAGATATCCAACCTCTTTGTCCGCGACTCAGTCCCCTCATCCGCCGCCTTCCTCAccgccttcttctccttcttcattttCATCAACGTCATCAACGCACTCAACGTCCGTACCCCAACCATCAGCCTCTTTGATAACCTGTCTTCCAACACCAACTTCATCCTTGTCATCGGACTCATTTTCTTCATACAAATACTCTTCACCTACATCGGCGGCCAGCTCCTTCGTACCGTCCCTCTGACCATCTACGAGTGGCTCCTTATCCTATTTGCCGCGCACACTATCATACCTTTTGATATCGCCCGAAAACTCCTCGTCCCCACATTCAAACAAAAACCATTCTCCAGTCGCGAACGATTCATCTCACTCGACGAATCGAAACTTGTCAAAGTTCTTGGCGAAGCTCCCTGTCTAGACGATCCGGAAATTCGCCATTACGATaaaaaaaccaaataa
- the LOC126318339 gene encoding zinc finger CCCH domain-containing protein 15 homolog, giving the protein MVKGGSGKKTPNAKKVAKMVEEKTFGMKNKKGKKNQKIIQQMTSALTGNQRKNAAAKPVSKKQARQAHEEELRALGLFNVVQKKEKVHAPGGAGPSDSGEVQAAAVELNKVEISDNSERTLEDVIEDMRRNLGPNLTPVTPETFKLWKDKKKREKQERNLSKSSKRERDILVGKVAMTGRELYDRKKVEFVDDEKAYEMIKEKEDWTAGLEQQMRLNAEARGVPFDVNEYELEKQRIMKLIQEHEKVGDESLFNEEGLVGI; this is encoded by the exons ATGGTGAAAGGTGGGTCAGGAAAGAAGACGCCGAACGCCAAGAAAGTGGCGAAAATGGTTGAGGAAAAGACATTTG GGATGAAGAACAAGAAGGGCAAGAAGAATCAGAAGATAATTCAGCAGATGACGTCAGCGCTAACTGGAAATCAGCGA aaaaatgcaGCAGCGAAGCCAGTATCGAAGAAGCAGGCGAGGCAGGCCCACGAGGAGGAATTGAGGGCGCTCGGATTGTTCAACGTGGTGCAGAAGAAGGAAAAGGTGCATGCTCCCGGAGGTGCAGGGCCTTCGGATTCAGGAGAAGTCCAGGCGGCGGCGGTGGAATTGAACAAAGTGGAGATTTCCGACAACTCAGAAAGGACGTTGGAGGACGTGATTGAAGACATGCGCCGAAACTTGGGGCCCAATTTGACGCCGGTGACTCCGGAGACGTTCAAGTTATGGAAGGACAAGAAGAAGAGGGAGAAGCAGGAGCGAAATTTGAGCAAGAGTTCGAAGAGGGAGCGAGACATTTTGGTGGGGAAGGTAGCTATGACCGGGAGGGAGTTATATGATAGGAAGAAGGTTGAGTTTGTGGATGACGAGAAGGCCTATGAGATGATTAAGGAGAAGGAGGATTGGACAGCTGGATTGGAGCAGCAGATGAGATTGAATGCGGAGGCCAGAGGGGTACCATTTGACGTGAATGAGTACGAATTGGAGAAGCAGAGGATTATGAAGTTGATACAGGAACACGAAAAAGTGGGGGATGAGAGTTTGTTCAATGAAGAGGGCTTGGTCGGGATTTGA